A genomic segment from Chitinophaga flava encodes:
- a CDS encoding SRPBCC family protein has translation MTGFTSIAFAQSNSKVAQIKIEATVNASAESTFIYIVPVSLPHIFKRYKKFPAIVKTDEPEKWTKPGLSRTISFEDGSTAKESLLTVTPYSSFSYKVENFTSQLRFLAKRVDGDWKFTDIGNGQTKIEWTYKVVPRNFIARGVIKAFLIKDIRHMLENALIILKDDLDSKKNCL, from the coding sequence ATGACAGGATTCACTTCCATAGCATTCGCGCAAAGCAATAGCAAAGTGGCACAGATAAAAATTGAGGCAACCGTTAACGCCTCTGCCGAAAGCACATTTATTTACATCGTGCCGGTTAGTTTGCCACATATCTTTAAGCGGTACAAAAAATTTCCAGCCATTGTAAAAACCGATGAACCTGAAAAATGGACAAAACCCGGTCTATCACGGACAATTTCTTTTGAGGATGGATCTACGGCCAAAGAAAGTTTGCTGACGGTTACTCCTTATAGCTCGTTTTCGTACAAAGTTGAAAACTTTACCTCGCAGCTAAGGTTTTTGGCCAAAAGAGTAGACGGAGATTGGAAATTTACAGATATAGGTAATGGGCAGACAAAAATCGAATGGACTTACAAAGTAGTTCCTAGAAATTTTATTGCACGTGGCGTTATCAAAGCCTTTCTGATCAAAGATATCAGGCATATGCTTGAAAATGCTTTGATAATCTTAAAAGATGATCTGGATTCGAAAAAGAATTGTCTATAA
- a CDS encoding HD domain-containing protein: protein MPKSNWKNTSLFRELEKRKGDIAKKLVVFLEQDLVMDTIESILDKGGTTPKDFTLHDSDHSFRVANRMWELIPDLTRKHLSEYEIAFLLLSAYLHDIGMSPDFELVLKHKEFLTTMNKEGLSEHEIDELQKWIDNEPKTLSINIAVDKIDDPKLSDYILSYYVRHKHNDWSGKWIQDHLGSLKLYNYLPWSDDLIKVCKSHHYGIEHLSSELFDPKPIGGGIVHLRYMAICLRVADILENDPERTPDVILKHRMINVDSLKYWLKDRRFSLTRQDNMFSIYARPEKAYLHKAIEDTANAIEQELKLCDELVKVKPLNHSSFAKFSHYLWNIDAYVHRDISPKEDTYVYIQGAFKPNTAKILELLGGNQLYGDPIWALRELIQNSYDSVRERIAYQIINEDKDPNEFLKKFGDLYAIDISLDEKEDGVWLVCKDQGVGMTKAIIEKFFLESGSSRRYEIKELERKCSRKGFKLNRTGQFGIGVLSYFMLADKIIVKTKRELNTGYKDEDSAAWRFEINGAHDFGELIKYNKANIGTVIELKLKRFIESDIEKWDNKIRNFINANISRSPCEVSYKSYLNKEPKIIKQGWHYSKADIVEKVVANARRDMLKERDYENEIISSKEREAYEKNYLFREECVMEMSDMIGLLVEEGEIEELGKYRIHIPYFKLSLGNSFVYFKEKFEDQKNFIQKFHHGYHWNPHFGGISFSLKGIAIKVTDTKILENRSWVSQLSFAYIEVDIESINDTAISVSRHGINATDILPSLYKTLKSKCFSLISDHKELFNNNYGLVNYFYTRDQPKDLFWFYQQGAFNQDTLMFDRLKMPLCDPPVSFSLMKNLKYNDQTLYCIGNLDSLNRYLKLNLFDKLKCNFRIGFVEDKPRLLKKCVPVLMNYSFIGYRGYARFDEIELPEHLNDVLLFTSDRFDRRYGEYLINNKHNLFKYFDYMDFLEIRESGVDIEMSRLSNAVSCFSFLLNSVIGYYKGSWIGLCEKKEDIIKHVFSMLGVDEVIILTAYKEVAKISPGHYNETSLTSSGLPLVSLNLTPSFYITGEALFAMEE, encoded by the coding sequence TTGCACGATATTGGTATGAGCCCTGATTTTGAACTTGTCCTTAAGCATAAAGAGTTTTTGACAACAATGAATAAGGAAGGTTTGTCTGAGCATGAGATTGATGAGTTACAGAAATGGATTGACAATGAGCCTAAGACTTTATCCATTAATATAGCTGTTGATAAAATTGATGACCCAAAACTCTCTGATTATATTTTATCTTACTATGTTAGACATAAACATAATGATTGGAGTGGTAAATGGATTCAAGATCATCTTGGAAGTTTAAAATTGTACAATTACTTGCCTTGGAGTGATGATCTGATAAAGGTCTGCAAAAGCCATCACTATGGAATTGAGCATCTTTCAAGTGAGTTATTTGACCCTAAACCTATCGGAGGTGGCATTGTTCATTTACGGTATATGGCTATTTGCTTAAGGGTAGCAGATATTCTGGAAAATGATCCTGAACGTACGCCGGACGTAATACTAAAGCATAGGATGATTAATGTAGATAGTTTGAAATATTGGTTGAAGGACAGAAGGTTTAGCTTGACAAGACAGGATAACATGTTTTCAATTTATGCAAGGCCTGAAAAGGCATATTTGCATAAAGCAATAGAAGATACAGCAAATGCAATTGAGCAGGAATTAAAATTGTGTGATGAATTGGTTAAAGTAAAGCCTTTAAATCACTCTTCTTTTGCAAAGTTTTCTCACTATTTATGGAATATTGATGCGTACGTACATCGTGATATTTCTCCTAAAGAAGATACATATGTATACATTCAGGGGGCTTTCAAACCCAATACAGCAAAGATACTGGAACTACTTGGTGGTAATCAGTTATATGGAGATCCAATTTGGGCCCTTAGAGAATTAATTCAGAATTCTTATGATAGTGTAAGAGAAAGGATTGCCTATCAGATTATTAACGAAGATAAAGACCCCAATGAGTTCTTGAAGAAGTTCGGAGATCTATATGCTATAGATATATCATTGGATGAGAAAGAAGACGGCGTATGGCTTGTTTGTAAAGATCAAGGTGTAGGCATGACAAAAGCAATTATCGAGAAATTTTTTTTAGAGAGCGGTTCTTCCAGACGATATGAGATAAAAGAGTTAGAAAGGAAATGCAGCCGTAAGGGGTTTAAATTAAATCGTACGGGGCAATTCGGAATTGGAGTTCTTAGCTATTTTATGTTAGCCGATAAAATAATTGTAAAAACTAAGCGGGAGTTAAATACTGGTTACAAGGATGAAGATTCTGCGGCCTGGCGGTTTGAGATCAATGGTGCCCATGATTTCGGAGAGCTGATAAAATACAATAAGGCTAATATTGGTACTGTAATTGAGCTTAAGTTGAAGAGGTTTATTGAATCTGACATTGAAAAGTGGGACAATAAAATTCGTAATTTTATTAATGCGAATATCTCCAGATCTCCTTGTGAAGTTTCTTACAAGTCGTATTTGAATAAAGAACCGAAAATTATTAAACAGGGATGGCATTATTCGAAGGCTGATATAGTGGAGAAAGTTGTGGCTAATGCCAGGAGAGACATGCTTAAAGAACGAGACTACGAGAATGAGATAATTTCATCCAAGGAAAGAGAAGCCTATGAAAAAAATTATTTATTTAGGGAGGAATGTGTGATGGAAATGAGCGATATGATTGGCTTACTGGTAGAAGAAGGCGAAATAGAGGAATTGGGGAAGTATAGGATTCATATCCCCTACTTCAAACTCTCTTTGGGGAATTCCTTTGTGTATTTTAAAGAGAAGTTTGAGGATCAAAAGAATTTTATACAAAAATTTCATCATGGTTATCATTGGAACCCTCATTTCGGTGGGATTTCCTTTAGTTTGAAAGGAATCGCAATAAAGGTAACAGATACTAAAATTTTGGAAAATCGTTCCTGGGTTTCGCAACTTTCGTTTGCGTATATAGAAGTTGATATTGAATCAATTAATGATACCGCTATCTCTGTATCTCGGCACGGAATAAATGCAACAGATATTCTTCCCAGTCTATATAAAACTCTTAAGTCTAAATGTTTTAGCTTGATTTCAGATCATAAGGAACTGTTCAATAATAATTATGGACTTGTGAATTATTTTTATACAAGAGATCAGCCTAAAGATTTATTCTGGTTCTACCAGCAAGGGGCATTTAATCAAGATACGCTGATGTTTGATCGTTTAAAGATGCCTTTATGTGACCCTCCTGTTTCTTTTAGTTTGATGAAGAATCTTAAGTATAATGATCAAACACTTTACTGCATTGGAAATCTTGACTCTTTAAATAGATATTTGAAACTCAATTTGTTTGATAAGCTGAAATGTAATTTTAGAATTGGTTTTGTTGAAGATAAACCGCGGTTATTAAAAAAATGTGTTCCGGTATTGATGAATTACTCTTTTATTGGTTATCGAGGATACGCACGTTTCGATGAAATAGAATTGCCTGAGCACTTAAATGATGTTTTACTTTTTACTAGCGATAGGTTTGATAGGCGGTATGGAGAATATTTGATAAACAATAAACATAACTTATTTAAATATTTTGATTATATGGATTTTTTGGAAATTCGGGAAAGTGGTGTTGATATAGAGATGAGTCGATTGTCGAATGCGGTGTCATGTTTTTCCTTTTTACTGAATAGCGTAATTGGTTATTATAAAGGATCTTGGATAGGTTTGTGTGAAAAAAAAGAAGATATAATTAAGCATGTATTTTCAATGTTAGGTGTTGATGAGGTGATTATTCTTACTGCTTATAAAGAAGTAGCTAAGATTTCGCCAGGCCATTATAATGAAACATCTCTGACATCTTCTGGATTACCATTGGTTTCGCTTAACTTAACTCCTTCTTTTTATATCACTGGGGAAGCGTTATTTGCCATGGAAGAGTAG